One region of Polynucleobacter sp. MWH-Aus1W21 genomic DNA includes:
- a CDS encoding tetratricopeptide repeat protein produces MPLDLEEQEQLDQFKAFWQKYRNLITGVVTAALLAYAAYSGYQWWRNSQALEASKLYETMVGAIAKGDKDQTLRAADDLQKDFGRTPYAAMSSLIAARIASDAGDANKAMGYLRWAAKNASNDGYLALAKLRLVTQLIEQGGEKDFAEADQILNQKPIAGFESLWLERRGDWYLAQKKNEQAKQSYQEAWKKLDQAKEFPEEARRLLKVKLDAVGGVAQ; encoded by the coding sequence ATGCCTTTAGATCTAGAAGAACAAGAACAATTAGACCAATTCAAAGCGTTTTGGCAAAAATATCGCAATCTCATTACAGGCGTGGTTACTGCCGCTTTATTGGCCTATGCTGCTTATAGTGGGTATCAGTGGTGGCGCAATAGCCAGGCACTTGAAGCTTCTAAGCTCTATGAAACGATGGTCGGCGCAATTGCAAAAGGTGATAAAGATCAAACCTTGCGTGCCGCAGATGATTTGCAAAAAGATTTTGGTCGCACACCCTATGCAGCGATGTCTAGTTTAATTGCTGCGCGTATTGCATCAGATGCTGGTGACGCTAATAAAGCTATGGGGTATCTGCGTTGGGCTGCTAAGAATGCATCAAATGACGGATATTTAGCGCTGGCTAAGTTACGTTTAGTGACACAGCTCATTGAACAGGGTGGGGAAAAAGATTTTGCTGAGGCAGATCAAATTCTCAATCAGAAGCCTATCGCTGGTTTTGAGTCCCTCTGGCTTGAGCGTCGTGGCGATTGGTATTTGGCACAAAAGAAAAATGAGCAAGCAAAGCAGAGTTATCAAGAAGCTTGGAAGAAATTAGATCAAGCAAAAGAATTTCCGGAGGAGGCGCGTCGTCTCTTAAAGGTTAAATTGGATGCCGTTGGAGGAGTTGCTCAGTGA
- the rlmN gene encoding 23S rRNA (adenine(2503)-C(2))-methyltransferase RlmN, with product MTSPRVNLLDFDADQMAAYVAGLNEKPFRAKQLMQWIHQRGVSDINDMSDLAKSFRATLLDKAEVLSLPVIKDEHALDGTRKWLLDVGAGNAVESVFIPEDDRGTLCISSQAGCAVNCRFCSTGHQGFSRNLTSGEIIGQLWFAEHLLRNDPEAIRRIEKFPTPGWEHTGRVISNVVMMGMGEPLLNYDNVLSALRLMLDDRAYGLSRRRVTVSTSGVVPMIDRLAQDCPVALAVSLHAPNDALRDQLVPLNQKYPLRELLDACERYLPFAPRDFLTFEYCMLDGVNDSDIQAKELVRLLRNIKCKINLIPFNPFPESGLKRSSAQRVNAFASILLDAGMVATVRKTRGDDIAAACGQLAGDVVDRTRVRERDVHSAEIEIEEVLSDKQSNEHPIEWLKKLN from the coding sequence TTGACCTCCCCGCGCGTAAATCTCTTAGATTTTGACGCTGACCAAATGGCAGCGTATGTCGCGGGGTTGAATGAAAAGCCCTTTAGGGCTAAGCAACTCATGCAGTGGATACATCAACGTGGTGTATCAGACATTAATGACATGAGTGATTTAGCAAAAAGCTTTAGAGCGACTTTGCTAGATAAAGCAGAGGTACTTTCTCTCCCCGTAATTAAAGATGAGCATGCGCTAGACGGCACCCGTAAGTGGTTGCTGGACGTGGGTGCTGGTAACGCGGTGGAGTCCGTCTTTATTCCTGAGGATGATCGAGGCACTTTATGTATCTCTTCTCAGGCAGGTTGCGCAGTTAATTGCCGTTTTTGCTCAACTGGGCATCAAGGCTTCTCGCGCAATCTCACTTCCGGTGAAATTATTGGACAACTTTGGTTCGCCGAACATCTTTTACGCAACGACCCCGAGGCCATTCGTCGTATTGAAAAATTTCCTACTCCAGGCTGGGAACATACGGGTCGTGTGATTTCAAATGTGGTGATGATGGGAATGGGCGAGCCATTACTTAATTACGACAACGTTCTTTCTGCATTGCGTCTCATGCTTGATGACAGGGCTTATGGTTTGTCCCGCCGTCGTGTGACCGTTTCAACTTCAGGCGTGGTGCCGATGATTGATCGTCTGGCACAAGATTGTCCAGTGGCATTGGCAGTTTCCTTACATGCGCCGAATGATGCATTGCGTGATCAGCTAGTGCCACTGAACCAAAAATATCCTCTGCGTGAATTGCTGGATGCTTGTGAGCGCTACTTACCATTTGCGCCAAGAGACTTTCTAACTTTTGAATATTGCATGCTCGATGGTGTAAATGACTCCGACATCCAAGCAAAGGAATTAGTGCGCTTACTGAGAAACATTAAGTGCAAAATCAATCTCATTCCATTTAATCCGTTCCCAGAGTCTGGCCTAAAGCGCTCGTCAGCGCAGCGTGTAAATGCGTTTGCCAGCATTCTCCTTGATGCCGGTATGGTAGCGACAGTTCGCAAGACTCGCGGTGATGATATTGCTGCAGCCTGCGGTCAGTTAGCGGGGGACGTGGTCGACCGCACTCGAGTTCGTGAACGCGATGTCCACAGTGCCGAGATCGAAATCGAAGAAGTGTTATCCGATAAACAGTCAAATGAGCACCCCATTGAGTGGCTCAAAAAATTAAATTAA
- the hfq gene encoding RNA chaperone Hfq: MNNNKIQLLQDPFLNALRKEHVPVSIYLVNGIKLQGNIESFDQYVVLLRNTVTQMVYKHAISTIVPARAIDFRLEEASPV; the protein is encoded by the coding sequence ATGAATAACAACAAAATTCAATTACTTCAGGATCCATTTCTCAATGCATTGCGCAAAGAACATGTACCTGTTTCGATCTATCTCGTAAATGGTATTAAGTTACAAGGCAATATTGAATCTTTCGATCAGTATGTTGTCCTTTTGCGTAATACCGTGACGCAGATGGTTTACAAACATGCAATCTCGACGATTGTTCCTGCTCGTGCGATTGACTTCCGTTTAGAAGAAGCTAGCCCTGTATAA
- the ispG gene encoding flavodoxin-dependent (E)-4-hydroxy-3-methylbut-2-enyl-diphosphate synthase yields the protein MSSNNSLPPLPLGPSPKRATRQATVAWKTNIITVGGDAPVRVQSMTNTDTADAVGTAIQVKELARAGSEMVRITVNTPEAAAAVPYIREQLDKMDVLVPLIGDFHYNGHTLLNDFPECAKALSKYRINPGNVGKGAKRDPQFAQMIEAACKYDKPIRIGVNWGSLDQELLASIMDSNAALAVPKTAQEVMIEALIQSALQSAEKAVELGMNPDQILLSCKVSNVQDLVAVYRDLTRRSDYPLHLGLTEAGMGSKGIVSSTAAMGILLQEGIGDTIRVSLTPDPGAPRENEVIVAQEILQTMGLRNFTPMVIACPGCGRTTSTTFQELAANIQSYLRQQMPVWKKTHPGVENMNVAVMGCIVNGPGESKHANIGISLPGTGETPAAPVFVDGVKVKTLRGERIAEEFQVIVDEYVKQNYAAKN from the coding sequence ATGAGCTCTAATAATTCTTTACCACCACTTCCACTGGGACCTTCTCCTAAGAGAGCAACCCGTCAGGCAACTGTCGCCTGGAAAACCAACATCATTACTGTGGGTGGTGATGCTCCAGTGCGCGTACAGTCGATGACGAATACTGACACTGCCGATGCAGTTGGTACAGCAATTCAAGTCAAGGAATTGGCGCGCGCTGGTTCAGAGATGGTTCGCATTACTGTCAATACGCCAGAAGCTGCTGCTGCAGTTCCTTATATTCGCGAGCAGTTAGATAAGATGGATGTGTTGGTGCCTTTGATTGGCGACTTTCACTACAACGGCCACACTTTATTAAATGATTTTCCAGAGTGTGCAAAGGCGCTCTCTAAATATCGTATTAATCCGGGCAATGTGGGTAAGGGCGCTAAGCGTGATCCGCAATTTGCCCAAATGATCGAAGCCGCGTGTAAATACGACAAGCCGATTCGGATTGGTGTGAACTGGGGTAGCTTAGATCAAGAGCTCTTGGCTTCCATCATGGATAGCAATGCGGCTTTAGCAGTTCCAAAGACTGCGCAAGAAGTGATGATTGAGGCTTTGATTCAATCTGCGTTGCAGTCTGCAGAAAAAGCAGTTGAGTTGGGCATGAACCCTGATCAAATTTTATTATCTTGCAAAGTAAGTAATGTGCAGGACCTCGTAGCTGTATATCGCGACCTCACTCGTCGCTCTGACTATCCACTGCATTTAGGTTTAACTGAAGCGGGTATGGGTAGCAAGGGAATTGTTTCTTCAACTGCTGCAATGGGTATCTTGTTGCAAGAGGGTATTGGAGATACGATTCGCGTTTCATTAACGCCCGACCCAGGCGCTCCTCGCGAAAACGAAGTGATCGTCGCGCAAGAAATACTGCAAACCATGGGTTTACGTAATTTCACGCCGATGGTGATTGCTTGTCCTGGTTGCGGTAGAACAACTAGTACTACTTTCCAGGAATTGGCAGCCAATATTCAGTCGTACTTACGTCAACAAATGCCGGTTTGGAAGAAAACCCATCCAGGCGTAGAGAATATGAATGTGGCGGTAATGGGCTGTATCGTCAATGGTCCGGGTGAGAGTAAGCATGCCAATATTGGCATTTCATTGCCTGGAACGGGTGAAACGCCTGCTGCCCCTGTATTTGTGGATGGCGTTAAGGTAAAAACATTGCGTGGTGAGAGAATTGCTGAAGAGTTCCAAGTGATTGTTGATGAATACGTGAAACAAAACTATGCGGCCAAGAATTAA
- the rlmD gene encoding 23S rRNA (uracil(1939)-C(5))-methyltransferase RlmD, with amino-acid sequence MRRGDKPVNIEVTEPIKVEALDLDAQGIARLTPNEEELAQGQSGKVIFIKGALPTELVTYTITSDKARFSKAKVREILKSAVFRAEPKCKAFGICGGCTMQHLDIRAQVAMKQRVLEDDLQHIAKVKPGEILRPMGGPTWEYRHRARLSAVNRSIKKGTVLIGFHEGKSGYVADMLACEILPKHVSDLLPEMRKLVMGLSIVDRMPQIEIAVGEPEDSTSEDPTKSKPVTALVFRNLKPLTADDEQLLREFADRHQVWIWLQPKGIETVAPFYPVTGKLCYRLPEFEIEMPFKPADFTQVNHMMNRALVSRAIRLLEVGSTDRVLDLFCGIGNFTLPLARKAKQVLGIEGLASLTTRAKENAEHNGLVDKASFMQSDLFDVTTETIESWGKAERWLMDPPREGAMEICKALAELHLQQSNLLPRRIVYVSCNPKTLARDVEILCHQAGYSLSSAGIINMFPHTSHVESMAVFDRL; translated from the coding sequence ATGCGTAGAGGGGATAAGCCAGTCAATATTGAGGTGACTGAGCCAATCAAAGTTGAAGCCTTAGATCTCGATGCTCAAGGAATTGCGCGTTTAACGCCTAATGAGGAAGAGCTAGCCCAGGGTCAAAGTGGCAAAGTCATATTTATTAAAGGTGCATTGCCAACTGAGCTGGTGACTTACACCATCACCAGTGACAAAGCTCGCTTTAGCAAAGCCAAAGTACGTGAGATTCTCAAGTCTGCAGTATTTCGGGCCGAGCCCAAATGTAAAGCCTTTGGTATTTGCGGTGGCTGCACGATGCAGCATTTAGATATACGTGCGCAAGTTGCTATGAAGCAGCGTGTACTCGAAGACGATTTGCAACACATCGCAAAAGTAAAACCAGGAGAAATTCTGCGCCCGATGGGTGGGCCTACTTGGGAATACCGCCATCGTGCACGCTTAAGTGCCGTTAATCGCTCTATCAAAAAAGGCACGGTATTGATCGGCTTTCATGAAGGTAAGAGCGGCTATGTTGCTGACATGCTCGCCTGTGAGATTCTGCCAAAGCATGTATCTGACTTATTGCCTGAGATGCGCAAATTGGTGATGGGATTGTCTATTGTCGATCGCATGCCGCAGATTGAAATTGCAGTGGGCGAGCCAGAGGATTCGACATCAGAAGATCCTACAAAATCAAAGCCAGTGACCGCATTGGTGTTCCGTAATCTCAAGCCCCTGACAGCAGATGACGAACAGCTGTTACGAGAGTTTGCAGATCGGCATCAGGTCTGGATTTGGCTCCAACCTAAAGGCATTGAGACGGTAGCACCGTTTTATCCTGTGACCGGTAAGCTCTGTTACCGACTACCTGAATTTGAAATCGAAATGCCTTTTAAGCCCGCAGACTTTACTCAGGTCAATCACATGATGAATCGGGCATTAGTGAGTAGGGCGATTCGCTTGCTGGAGGTGGGCTCAACCGATCGTGTGCTCGATTTATTTTGTGGCATTGGTAACTTCACATTACCGCTTGCTAGAAAAGCAAAACAGGTTTTAGGCATTGAGGGCTTAGCAAGCTTAACCACCAGAGCAAAAGAAAATGCAGAACATAACGGCCTAGTTGATAAGGCCAGCTTTATGCAAAGTGATTTGTTTGATGTGACAACAGAAACGATTGAGTCTTGGGGAAAAGCGGAGCGCTGGTTAATGGACCCGCCACGTGAAGGTGCGATGGAGATTTGTAAGGCGCTAGCTGAATTGCATCTACAGCAAAGCAATTTGCTCCCTCGGCGCATTGTGTATGTCTCATGCAACCCCAAAACACTAGCAAGGGATGTGGAAATTCTCTGCCACCAAGCAGGCTACTCCTTAAGTAGTGCGGGAATTATTAATATGTTTCCCCATACTTCGCATGTGGAGTCTATGGCGGTATTTGATCGGTTGTAA
- the hisS gene encoding histidine--tRNA ligase — MTDQNVKDKAQKTQKINGVRGMNDLLPADAAQWAHLEHVLRDLTRAYGYEFLRTPIVEATAVFQRGIGEVTDIVEKEMYSFEDRLNGEQLTLRPEGTAALVRSVIENNLLYEGPKRLWYTGPMFRHERPQRGRYRQFHQFGIEALGFAGPDIDAEIILMGQRLWDELGLKGVRLEINSLGQAPERAEHRAALVTYFEKNKTQLDEDSQRRLITNPLRILDSKNPEMQALIEGAPKLLDFLGEESLKHFNAVQALLKANNIPCKINPRLVRGLDYYNLTVFEWVTDELGAQGTIAGGGRYDPLIERMGGKAAPACGWAMGMERVLELMKVSGSLPEVQAQCDIFVLHQGGETLTAAMIIAERLRSAGIDTILFCPPDGQSASFKSQMKKADSSGAAFAVIIGPDELARNEAQLKDLRGTGEQKSVPLDDVLGAAIDALVGASE; from the coding sequence ATGACTGATCAAAACGTAAAAGATAAAGCTCAAAAGACGCAGAAAATTAACGGTGTGCGCGGCATGAATGATTTGCTGCCAGCTGATGCTGCTCAATGGGCTCACCTCGAACATGTTTTGCGTGACCTCACTCGCGCTTATGGTTATGAGTTTTTGAGAACGCCTATTGTGGAAGCGACGGCAGTATTTCAGCGCGGCATTGGCGAGGTGACCGATATCGTTGAGAAGGAAATGTATTCCTTTGAAGATCGATTGAATGGCGAACAGCTGACTTTGCGCCCTGAGGGTACAGCTGCATTAGTGCGTTCCGTTATTGAAAATAATTTGCTGTACGAAGGACCAAAGCGTCTCTGGTATACAGGTCCGATGTTCCGTCATGAGCGTCCACAGCGTGGTCGCTATCGCCAGTTCCACCAGTTTGGTATTGAAGCCTTAGGCTTTGCCGGTCCTGATATCGATGCAGAAATCATCCTTATGGGTCAACGCCTATGGGATGAGCTGGGTCTGAAGGGCGTTCGTTTAGAGATTAACTCCCTGGGCCAGGCGCCTGAGCGTGCAGAGCATCGCGCGGCCCTGGTAACGTACTTTGAGAAGAACAAAACACAGTTAGACGAGGACTCACAACGCCGTCTGATTACAAATCCATTACGTATTTTGGATTCTAAAAACCCAGAGATGCAGGCATTGATCGAGGGCGCGCCAAAATTATTAGATTTCTTGGGCGAAGAGTCACTGAAGCATTTCAATGCGGTGCAAGCATTGCTTAAAGCCAATAACATCCCTTGCAAAATTAATCCCCGTTTAGTTCGTGGCTTGGATTATTACAACCTCACTGTATTTGAGTGGGTGACAGATGAATTAGGTGCTCAGGGCACTATCGCAGGTGGTGGCCGTTACGATCCATTGATCGAGCGTATGGGTGGCAAAGCCGCTCCTGCTTGCGGCTGGGCAATGGGTATGGAGCGTGTGCTTGAGCTCATGAAAGTTTCTGGTTCTTTGCCGGAAGTGCAAGCTCAGTGTGATATTTTTGTTTTGCATCAAGGTGGTGAGACTTTGACGGCCGCCATGATTATTGCCGAGCGTTTACGCAGCGCCGGAATCGATACGATTCTTTTCTGCCCTCCAGATGGTCAATCTGCTAGCTTCAAGTCTCAAATGAAGAAGGCCGACAGTAGTGGTGCTGCTTTTGCGGTCATTATTGGTCCTGATGAATTGGCGAGGAATGAGGCGCAACTCAAGGACTTGCGTGGAACCGGTGAACAAAAGTCCGTGCCTTTGGATGATGTCCTAGGGGCAGCAATTGATGCCCTGGTAGGCGCCTCCGAATAG
- the der gene encoding ribosome biogenesis GTPase Der codes for MNPVITIVGRPNVGKSTLFNRLTRSRDALVADFSGLTRDRHYGKGRIGERAFICVDTGGFEPVAKTGIVAEMAKQTKQAVAESDIVIFLVDGRLGMAPQDRVIADFLRKTGRPVILAVNKTEGMQAGVVTADFHELGLGEPFPISSAHGDGVRGLIDDALDSLGIAEPDEDELASDPNRPMKIAVVGRPNVGKSTLINKLIGEERVIAFDMPGTTRDAIEVPFERNGKPYILVDTAGLRRRGKVFEAIEKFSVVKTLQAIADCNVVILMLDAQQDISEQDAHIAGFIVEAGRALVVAVNKWDGIDAYVKERARLEIAQKLRFLDFANVHPISAKKGTGLKELFKDVDSAYAAAMAKLPTPRLTRILQEAIEHQQPKRVGMGRPKLRYAHQGGMNPPIVVIHGTSLSGVTDSYKRYLEGRFRDVFKLRGTPLRIQMNTAKNPYVDADKGKKGKKR; via the coding sequence ATGAATCCAGTCATCACTATTGTCGGCCGTCCCAACGTGGGGAAGTCGACCCTCTTTAATCGCTTAACGCGTTCACGTGATGCCTTGGTGGCAGATTTTTCTGGTTTAACCAGGGATCGACACTATGGCAAAGGACGCATTGGTGAGCGCGCGTTTATTTGCGTAGATACCGGTGGTTTTGAGCCAGTTGCCAAGACTGGCATTGTTGCCGAAATGGCGAAGCAAACCAAGCAGGCTGTTGCTGAATCAGATATCGTCATTTTCCTGGTGGATGGTCGTTTAGGTATGGCGCCGCAAGACCGCGTGATTGCAGACTTCTTGCGCAAGACCGGGCGCCCAGTCATTCTGGCTGTAAACAAAACCGAAGGCATGCAGGCCGGCGTTGTTACTGCAGACTTTCATGAGCTGGGTTTAGGTGAGCCTTTCCCAATTTCTTCTGCTCACGGTGATGGTGTGCGTGGTTTGATTGATGATGCATTGGATTCTTTAGGCATCGCAGAGCCAGACGAAGATGAATTAGCAAGCGATCCAAATCGCCCAATGAAGATTGCGGTGGTAGGTCGTCCAAACGTCGGTAAATCCACATTGATCAATAAGTTGATCGGTGAGGAGCGCGTGATTGCCTTTGATATGCCAGGTACAACGCGCGATGCAATTGAAGTTCCCTTTGAGCGCAATGGTAAGCCTTACATACTGGTTGATACCGCAGGTCTTCGCCGTCGTGGCAAAGTGTTTGAAGCAATTGAAAAGTTTTCTGTTGTTAAAACATTGCAGGCTATTGCTGACTGTAATGTTGTGATCTTGATGTTGGATGCTCAGCAAGATATTTCTGAGCAAGATGCCCATATAGCAGGATTTATTGTTGAAGCTGGCCGTGCGCTAGTGGTGGCAGTCAATAAGTGGGATGGTATTGATGCGTATGTAAAAGAGCGCGCTCGCTTAGAGATTGCACAAAAACTACGCTTCTTAGATTTCGCAAACGTTCATCCGATCTCAGCCAAAAAAGGCACAGGTCTAAAAGAGCTATTTAAAGATGTGGATTCTGCATACGCTGCAGCTATGGCTAAGTTGCCGACCCCACGTTTGACCCGTATCTTGCAAGAAGCAATTGAGCATCAGCAGCCAAAACGCGTTGGCATGGGACGTCCTAAATTGCGTTATGCCCATCAAGGGGGTATGAACCCTCCAATTGTGGTCATTCATGGCACATCATTGAGCGGGGTAACTGATAGCTACAAGCGATACTTAGAAGGTCGCTTTAGGGATGTCTTTAAGTTACGCGGCACGCCTTTGCGGATTCAGATGAATACGGCCAAAAACCCCTACGTGGATGCTGATAAGGGCAAAAAGGGCAAAAAGCGTTAA
- a CDS encoding Bax inhibitor-1 family protein yields MSDLNSYGFGQAGSISTIQVRNRVLRNTYALLALSMVPTVIGAWLGVAMGLNLFAGSPFIGFIVFMAVAFGFFWAIEKNKDTGVGVLLLLGFTFFMGIMMSRLVGFTLNSYSNGATLIMLSFGGTAAIFATMATIATVSKSDFAGMGKWLMVGVLLLIVASLANIWLQLPALMLTVMVLAIAIFSAFILVDVQRVINGGETNYIMATLAIYLDVYNVFTNLLALLGIVGGNRD; encoded by the coding sequence ATGAGTGATCTGAACTCTTACGGCTTTGGCCAGGCCGGCTCAATTAGTACCATCCAGGTACGCAACCGCGTACTCCGCAATACCTATGCGCTCTTAGCGCTATCCATGGTGCCTACTGTCATTGGTGCCTGGCTCGGCGTTGCCATGGGATTGAATCTCTTCGCAGGTAGCCCATTCATCGGCTTTATCGTGTTCATGGCAGTTGCCTTTGGCTTCTTTTGGGCAATTGAAAAGAATAAAGATACTGGTGTAGGTGTACTTCTACTCCTAGGCTTTACCTTCTTCATGGGCATCATGATGTCTCGCTTGGTTGGGTTTACGCTAAACAGCTATAGCAATGGCGCAACTCTCATCATGTTGTCATTTGGCGGCACTGCTGCAATCTTTGCCACTATGGCAACCATTGCAACTGTAAGTAAGAGCGACTTTGCTGGCATGGGTAAGTGGCTCATGGTTGGCGTGCTGCTCTTGATCGTTGCCTCTTTGGCAAACATCTGGTTGCAACTACCTGCTTTGATGCTGACTGTGATGGTTCTAGCTATCGCAATCTTCTCAGCCTTTATCCTGGTTGATGTACAGCGCGTGATCAACGGCGGCGAGACTAACTACATCATGGCTACATTAGCTATTTACCTGGATGTGTATAACGTCTTTACCAACTTACTTGCCCTCTTGGGTATTGTTGGCGGCAATAGAGATTAA
- the ndk gene encoding nucleoside-diphosphate kinase yields the protein MAIERTLSIIKPDAVAKNVIGKIYDRFESAGLKIVASRMAHLSQNEAEQFYGVHKDRPFFKDLVNFMISGPVMIQVLQGEGAIAKNRDLMGATDPKKAEKGTIRADFADSIDANAVHGSDAPETAAVEVAFFFPGMNVFNR from the coding sequence ATGGCAATTGAACGCACCCTTTCTATTATCAAACCTGATGCTGTCGCTAAAAACGTCATCGGCAAAATCTATGACCGTTTCGAATCTGCTGGTTTGAAGATCGTTGCTTCCAGAATGGCGCATTTGTCACAAAACGAAGCAGAGCAGTTCTATGGTGTTCACAAAGATCGTCCTTTCTTCAAAGACTTGGTGAACTTCATGATCTCTGGTCCTGTAATGATTCAAGTATTGCAAGGCGAAGGCGCTATTGCTAAGAATCGTGACTTAATGGGCGCTACTGATCCTAAGAAGGCAGAAAAAGGCACAATCCGTGCTGACTTTGCAGACAGTATTGATGCAAATGCTGTTCACGGTTCTGACGCTCCTGAAACAGCTGCTGTGGAAGTTGCTTTCTTCTTCCCTGGCATGAATGTTTTCAATCGTTAA
- the bamB gene encoding outer membrane protein assembly factor BamB, translating into MTKDMKRLPMRIGAALVLGSVVIALVACSGSSRVRKPSELTAVTNQFDMQPVWSTNVGSSEGFNFHPIVAGDAVYVASHRGNLVKIDLASGNKVWEASVPERLSVGPGSDGRTTVVVTIKGTVYAYDDTGKQIWKVSVGSEVLSEPVVAGGIVIVRALDNRFVGLDAQTGVRKWTYQRQQSALSLRVGYGMLPIGNEVIVTGFTGGRFGMIAIANGGLVWETPVSFPKGFSEIERLNDVTAKPSMEGEILCAVSYQGRIGCGQARTGNLLWFKDYSSYTGTSQSTDMVFSANEKSHVTAFATKDGTQVWENTDLTFRDVGESLAVGRVLLMGDAQGYIHAFSQANGEMVARIRHDSSPISAAPIAVGGLILVQSQGGKIAAYSPK; encoded by the coding sequence ATGACTAAAGATATGAAGCGTTTGCCGATGCGTATAGGCGCCGCCTTGGTATTGGGGTCCGTGGTAATAGCTTTAGTTGCTTGCTCCGGCAGCTCTCGCGTGAGAAAGCCTTCTGAGTTGACGGCGGTTACGAATCAATTTGATATGCAGCCGGTATGGTCCACTAATGTGGGTTCATCAGAAGGCTTTAACTTCCATCCCATTGTTGCTGGCGATGCGGTATATGTTGCCTCTCATCGAGGTAACTTAGTTAAAATTGATTTGGCATCAGGTAACAAAGTGTGGGAAGCATCAGTGCCAGAGCGTTTATCTGTTGGCCCCGGATCCGATGGCCGCACCACTGTTGTAGTGACTATCAAAGGCACTGTCTATGCTTATGACGACACAGGCAAACAGATTTGGAAAGTCAGTGTCGGCAGCGAAGTATTGAGCGAGCCGGTAGTTGCTGGCGGCATAGTCATAGTGCGAGCGCTAGACAATCGTTTTGTTGGCTTGGATGCTCAAACTGGCGTACGTAAGTGGACATATCAGCGCCAGCAGTCGGCCCTGTCATTGCGTGTAGGTTATGGCATGTTGCCTATTGGTAACGAAGTCATTGTTACCGGTTTTACGGGTGGACGTTTTGGCATGATTGCGATTGCCAATGGTGGCTTAGTTTGGGAGACCCCGGTTTCTTTTCCAAAAGGCTTTTCAGAAATTGAACGCCTGAATGATGTTACCGCTAAGCCTAGTATGGAAGGAGAGATTCTCTGCGCAGTTTCTTATCAAGGCCGCATTGGTTGTGGTCAGGCGCGAACAGGCAATCTTTTATGGTTTAAGGATTACTCAAGCTATACCGGTACATCCCAAAGTACGGATATGGTTTTCTCAGCCAATGAAAAATCTCATGTGACTGCTTTTGCAACCAAGGATGGCACTCAGGTTTGGGAAAATACTGATTTAACTTTCCGCGATGTGGGTGAGTCGCTTGCAGTAGGTAGAGTTTTATTAATGGGTGATGCTCAAGGGTATATCCATGCATTTTCACAGGCGAATGGTGAGATGGTTGCACGTATTCGTCATGACAGTAGTCCAATCTCGGCTGCCCCTATAGCGGTAGGTGGCCTCATCTTGGTTCAATCTCAAGGTGGAAAAATAGCGGCGTACAGTCCAAAATGA